The sequence GGCAGTAGAATGGCTGACTGGAATTGCAGTTCTGCTTTGCACAGGGTTGCTTACCAAGTCCTAAATTTCCCCTGCTTTTTGAACCCTGGCTGTATGCACTAgatttaaactgttttttagTCATGTATCACTGATGCTTGTAAGGCTACGCTTAAATGGGGTGTGTGAGGCAACATATTATGGACTAGATTTTGtcagtaattttatttcctgGAATGCTGTGGCTTTATGGAAGTGGACTACCTGTCAGTTGAGTCTGAGGACTTAAGGTTTAAGTTTGAATGTGTTTATTCTACAGGTAAAAACTCTGGATCTTGCATTAATTAACACTAAAACAATTTACCTTAAACTATAATCAAAAGGTGAGAGAAGTAGTTAGATGACAGAACTACTTTTTATTAATACAGTGTTATTCAAGTTCAATAAAATAACACTGATCTGCTTATGCAATCCAAGGTTAGATTTGTTTCCCATTTGCTCTATCAATTTTAATCTCGTGCAGTTGCTACAACATTAAAATACAATCCCGTTGTATCAGTTTCCATCAGTACAGTGAGTCTAAAAGAACAGTCGAGTTGTCAGGCTTTGGAAATGCTCCTGGTGATGTGTATAAATACTAGGAGTCATCATCTGCAGTAGGAAACAGGTGatattatttctttgtgttctgcAGAATAATAATCCTACTGTCAGAGGGGAAGATAAAAATAAGATGTATTAAACTGCTCAGTTGTTGAACTCTGAAGTCTTACAGTAATTTCTAAAACGTTGGCTGCTTTACATACCAGTTGTGCTGCATTAGTCTCTTCATCCTGAGTTAGAACTAAGgagtttaaaaatgaacaagcaAGCCAACAAAAAATGCTGGGAGGCAGGACTGTAGGCTGCTTTAAaacgaggaaaaaaaaactcaaaccaGTATCAGCCTGTGTATGGCAGATAAGGGAACCATGTCTGTTCAACTGGAGATGAAATGTCTTTACTATAAATGATGTTGAGAGAATCACTTCTGCATGCATTTTAGCACTGAGGTGATAGAACTTGTTCAGAAAATGGAAGTATATGTATATGCTTAAAGTACAACTCAAAGTTCTGTTGCGTGGTTATAACTAAGAGCTTGCAGACCAATTTATTCAGTAGTAGatttgaaagggaaaatgagaaattttgGAAACCTAGCATCTAACTGCATGGATATGTTGCATGTACAAAAGGGTTaaacttgttttgtttgcattagGAAACACCAACTAAGGAATTGGGAAACCGTGTGGCGGACTTGAACGGTGAAGGCTCTCACGCTCCTGCTCCATCTTCAGGTTTTAGTTACTTCAACAGATTTACAAATTCAGAAAGCTCAACAGATGAAGAAGGTACTTGAAAATGTTTATATGCAGCACAGGTTGAGAGTGCTTTGCATAGTTTTAATGAACTGTCACTTAAAATACGCAGTTTGATAAGTACACTGTACCTTACTGGCTTCTACTCCACATCTGAAGCAAATACTTCAGCTGGGCTTGGACAGTAATGTTACTGTTTACCAAAGCTTGGGAGTTAATACTGCTTATCTGTTGATGTGTCTCAAGAGGCAACCAAACTGCAGATAAGAAGTCCTTGTGaccccctctcctcccctcctccccccagaTCAAACTGCAGATAAGAAGTCCTTGTGACCCCCCAAGGACTGAACCCCAGCAGGGTTGGCTCAAGAggctttttttattcatttgatCTGGATGTTGCAGCACATCAACACTTCTTGGCCTCGTTAGAGTGCTTGTGTGACCTCGTGAGGATTTTCTTTGTACTGCCCAAAGCTGCgttcagtaaaataaaagaaagcaaataattttctttagcAGCTGGATGTTGTCAGAATGTAGGTGTGAGTGCGAGATTTGAACCTCTGGGTTCTGAAGCTGAGTTTTGCATCTGGGGAGGTGCTACACACGTCTCTTCCAAATGCAGTGTCTTTATGACTGTCAGCGTGCTGTTTGTGACCTTTATTCTCTCCAGTCTCTATCCTCTGAGTGTACACATGCTGTGGGTTAATGTGTGGGAAGGCAGGTGGGCACATGCAGCCACTTGCTCTCTCCCAGTggggtgggaggagaggaagatTAAAAGCAAGGAAACCTGTGagttgagagaaaaaaatacatttaaaaagccaaggagatgtagaagaagaaagaaaagtggtGTAGACAGGTGCCTAGCCAGTTCCTAAGCAAAAGATGACACACTgcccatagaatcacagaatcgtaggggttggaagggacctccagagaccatcgagtccaaccccctgccaaagcaggttccctacaccaggtacTACTACCTACTCCTCACCTctgttttattgctgagcataGTGTTATATGGCACTGAACGTCAGGTTTTACGTGACAGAGTTAGTGTTCTTAAGtcagtattttgcttttgtgtggTATGTAGAAAAGCCTCCTAAGTTTGAATTTTGCTTCCAGAATTCACTGGCAtcctctgtaattctgtgacGTTGTTTCTTACGATTTGGTCTTGTCTGAAAAGCCACAGTAGGCTTGTTTTGAGCTAACACAGTCCTCCAGGGACTTGCTTTTAAGATCATGTGACTTTTACAGTACTGTAAACTGCTCCTTTTTCTcgttttcttctgtttttttacaCCAAGGTGGTGGTTTTGAATGGGATGATGACTTCTCCTCCCCAGAGCCATCCTTTATATCAAAGGCAGCTAATAACCTTATTAGCTCTAAACCACCTCTTCAGTCCAAGTACTTCTCTCCACCGCCTCCTGCCCGGACTCTCGAACAGAACTGGTCACATTCATCCCCTTACTCCAGATTCTCTATTTCTCCTGCAAACATGGCAAGTTTTTCCCTTACGCATCTTACAGATTCAGATATAGAGCAAGGAGGTAAGTGATGtacttaaaattattattttgaagcTACCAGTTAAAAGATTTATCTAAAGAGATTTTTAGTATAGATGACAAATTTTGAATACTTTACATTTTATTACTGTGAAGGTTGTCTGACCTTGTATTTCAGTATGACAGCCACATGGCTACAAACTTGTGGTTGTACATTCTCCGAACATCTACGAGACCAGCTCACACTTCTTGTTTCCTAAATTAGTAcaatatttacagaaatgaaatctgtCCTTAAGCATTTTGGCAGCTTAATTCCCGTTATTGCCTTGTCATAGCTCGTTTTATTGCACAGGATGAGGAATTTGTCTACAGTTGTCCAAGCCTGTTTTACAGTTTTGATGTATTGCTTTCTAGAAACTGTGTTTTTGATGTTCTCTCAAGAAGTGCAGCATCTTTTCTAAAGCTGAGTAGAATAGTTCAGAGAGCCAAACAAACCAGTTTGTTGGTTTCTTGAGTAGTGCAGTATCTATTAACAGAAGCTTTCTTGTGCGtaacaaaaagctttttaaagcttGAGTGCATTTTTGACAacttagaggggaaaaaagggcaAACTTGAATCAGTTTAGCTTATTATTAATCTAGATAAAATATTGCACTGTAAAGATAAAATACTAGTGATTGCTGAGCCTTTCTGATGATCAGTGTTTGTAAGAATGTAATCAGTTACATAGTTCTGTATTGTTCTTGTATCGTGCTTACTGATTAGATAACGTTGGCTGCTCAGTAACTTACTGAGATAAGAGATTTTGGAAATCCTGTGCTGCCTTGTGTCCTGAGAAGTGACATTGAACTGTGTGATTTAAGCAGATGTACGTGCATATGTGAGCTAAATGTTTACAGTAGTTGAAAGCCCCAGGGAGAGAGAAGCCAGTACTTAGCAGTGTGTGATAGCAGAATGGCAAGGTCTGGGAAAAGTCTCGCAAAGCAGCgatggctgtgctgggggatCTCACTGTACCTTTCCTCTGCCAATAGGAAGCAgtgaagatggagaaaaagattaaatgaattaaaaaactTTCTGGGACTTCATACACAAGATGCACAGACTCTGTGTCTCAAACTTGTTTGTGTGAACTCTGGATCTCCTGGAGAGACACAGGTAATCAAGAAGCCCTAAGAAATGAAAGTAAACACTGAAAGCAATGTTAAATCAGGACATTAATTTGAATGTGTATTTAACtttgtaatgtatttttaaatcagtgcaattttgcttttcattactGAAAGATGATTCTGCCGCTGTTTTCAAGTACTTGAAGTATTTTTCAGATAACTTAAGAAATAAGTTAAGCAATTACACTACAGTCTGGTTTATGTATGAGATTGTATaatattctttttatatttttccatgtAGTTCATTATCTGTTTGAACATACACCTGTTGTAGAATTGTGTATAACTGTCCTGTGCAACAGGTGGCTGTGTTGCTGAAACTTATGAATGATAGTTGATCAGTAGTGAgccatatttatttaaaagatatCACTACATGTTACTTTGCTTATTCGATTGCACTATGGATTATTCTTCCTCTATTTCCTGATGATGTACAGAATCAAAATGTTAAATCTTTCAAGGAATATAAGACAAGTTGAATTGGCCCAGTTACCCAgtttaatttgtcttttttgtagcCTTTGCTATGCACGGTACCTGTAAAACGTACATAACTTCCGAGTGTTAGATTTGCTGAAATCTTATATTCAGTACCATTTCTAAATGATGATTATAGATTGTTAGTGTTCATGTTTTATAGGAAACTGGAATAGTGTATATGATATACTCTGGAATTTGTAGATGAGAGATAATGTCTCGATTCCTGAATACGATCCTACTGACTGCTTGAACTGTAATTCCATCTGACTATGTCATACTTAAGGGCCTTCCAGTTGGTACTACAACTTTCTGCCttggagagagaagaaacaaaattgaCTGTACAAAACTGGGAATTATGAATCTTCTAAAAAAGACTGATTTAAACAGACTGGATTTCAGGCATGTTTGGCCCTTCAGTTGTACGTTCTGTGAATTTTGAAGCTCTCTTCTGCTGACTGCAGACTGGGGCTACCATTCAGAGGCCTGTGGTAGATCTACCTCTCAGTGATGTTCCGACAATTAAGAATTACACTAATGGTTAATAGCCAATTCTGCACCCTTTATAAGGCCAGACTTACTGTAAGATATCTGCAGGGCTCCATGGTACATCTTGAAATGCATACCCAAAGATGTTGTATAGTAAAGTTTACTCTGAAGCTGCCTGTAGGGAAAGGAATACAGTGTGGTTCTTTAACCCTCGTGCTTTCCTGTGCATTTAGTTAAATTCTTTAaattgcttggaaaaaaatccttaattACTATTCCAAAGTGAGTAAATTTGAGAAACAAACCCCTGGCCTCTTGGAATGCCTTATGCAGCTGCAGATCTGTAGGAAACACTGACAGGAACAGTTTACCTGGCTTTAAATTACATTGTATTTTAGTGGCTTTTTTTGGGCAGGGCTTTGGTATAACGGTGGTTGTAGTGCTCTGTGTTCAGATCCAGTCACCTGAAAACATTTGTCCTGTGAAGTACAGGAAGACTGGATATTTACAGATCTGTAAAGTTGGTGTCTTAAACTTCTgtatgcattttgatttttttaagtatgttttcAATGAAAAGGAATATGTTAATTGCTTCTTTCCAGCACTATCTAGCCCTTAGCCAGACTGGCTTCCACACCAACCAAAAGGGAACGACTTAGTTCTGTCAAGTTACTTAAAATTGCCAGTGTGTTGGTGAGAATTTTTTGATGAGGCACCTGTTCAGAGCTGGTAAGAACTGTGCTTCAGCGTGAAGGGCTTAAAGAAGCTGTGAGCTCCTTGGGATACGTTAAAAGATGGATAATTGACTTTGTGCACATATTGTTGCTTAGAAATTCCACTGTTTCAAATTAAACTCCTCAATACAACTAGATTAAGGTATCATATCAAGGTTCAGTAATTCTCACACTCTAGAGTGTGAAAATTCAAAACTAAGTATGAAACTCTCTAAGCAGTCTGCAGATGGTGTGTGGTTTTATCTGCCTTGGGAGGTGAAAAACTACTGTGTCAGACCTGGAGTTCAGCCTTAATTTTGAATTGCTTGACTTACAATATAGTCCAAAGTTAAGTACAAGcttgtatttcaaaatgttaaaattcGGTTGTGCATTTTGGTCCTTAAAATTCTGGAAACTCAGCTGTTTCTCACACGTGCAGCATTCCAGCAGGAATTCCCTTGATTTGATGGAAATACAATGTTTATTCTTTACCAgagtttaaagaaaatcttacaTAGGAATTGAAAGTTTACCCCTTTGTACAAATGGACTAATTGCTAACAAATTGCCAAAGGAGCACTTTTTCCAAAATGGGCTGGGATATGTATGATACTAAGCAAAGCAGTGTCCTTTTTAGCTATacaaagaggagagaaataTGTGAAGTTGACTCACCTTAGTTAAGCCGTGGGTTTAGTTTCAGTAATCCAGAAGGCTAGATGGCAATAATCTAAAAGGtcttttttggaaaaataaaattatagttAACATCTGATCAACTATTAGCAATATTGAAATATATCCACCTAGCACTCAGTGAGACAGCGAAGATGAACTGGTAATTCCACAAATTGTGTTTTAATGAGGTGATGTGTTATGAGTCATTCTTAAAACTGTATGAAATTTCTTGCACTAGCTACTTGAGCATGGTTTCAGTTTTGGAAGTAGATGCATCTCTTTTCAGACTGGTTAAATTTTAATTCCCTCTCTAGTACAATACTTTTCTTCAAAGACATTGTCTCAATTTGGCTACTGAAGTTATTTAtgaaacctgatttttttttcccacctaaggaggtttatttaaaaaataacaaagtgaGAAGTGTGTTCAGTCTCTATGGAAAGGCCTGTCCTCTCCCAAATCCCCTATCTGCAGGTATGTGGCACGTCCGACTGCTCATGGAAACTGCCATGTTCGTGGGAATGATCGAGTTAAGCATGTTTCATATCCTTGTTGATGCACTAATGAAAGCCATTTAAGCCTCATTctttttatcagtatttttaGCAGATTTTTATGTTGTACGCAAAGCTTCCTTCGCGAGGAGGCTGGCTGGGGAAGGACTTTCCTGGTTAAGCACTGCGCTGCGGTGTCGGCATTGTCGGGTGTTGGTGAATGGCTATTTTTGTCGGGGTTGGTGAAAGGTGGTGAGTTGGTGGAATCAAAATTTATTAGCCTTATAAGAAATAGCCTTAACTAAGAACGGAGTGTACAAAATTACTTCAGCTTTAAGTCATACAGAAATATCCTTGTATGTTAATGGCTTCGGTACAAGACTGGAAAAAGCATAGAGGGGAGTCGAACATCATATAAACTTATTGAGAATAAGTATTTGTAAAACCAGCAGCCTGTTTTTCAGAAACTTGAATATGACTTACAGTTAGTTTTGTTTATGAAATTGTTCGAACTTGCACAGTTGTAGGTGTAACTTAAATGACAAATGGTACtgatgtgtgtgtatatatgtttaATTCTATTTGTAAATGAGAAACTATGTAACAAAACCATAGGTATGAGGTTTTCCTATTGTAATTTAATACAGGTATGAGGTTTATGGCAATATATCATAGTTAATGAATTTCAGGTCAAAATGTCTTTAAATTGtgtacatttttaaattgtaatttCTACTGTATATTGATTATCATGCATAGTGTGATTCAATAAATTgcttgtaatttaaaaatatttaatattaaaaataaaatagttatatatttataatcTCTTTGTCTGTTTGTTCGTTCTTAAACAGATGCCAGTAATGGGTGTGGTCCACAGTATAGCATAGCTGGCTAATGTCAGTGTTAGCATCCAGAGGCTGAGAATGTACCAAAGGTTCAAAGCCACAGTTCCAGGAGATGAGTCTACATTAAATCATACCACCTTTAATTATTTGTTATCACCCTTGTTTCAACTTCAGGTAATGTGTGTATTGTCAGTAGAGAAGCAATGCTCAAGCTAGAAAgtgtaattaaatatatatattcatttcttttaatccTAGAATTGAATATTTATAGGCAGAATTCACAGGTATCGTTCAGAAAACAAGTGAATGGTACTGTTTTCTCACaatgttttgaatttatttgtAGAAGTTGTGCTTCAATCTAAATGCATGTACTGAATTGACTTAAGATCCCCAGGTAAATGCAGTACTTACACATTTTAGTAGCTTCTTTCACATGAGATTCAGACTctcagccccagccctcccTGAGACAGgaggaaataactgtttttcttctttgcctgtTGAGATCATGCTGACACACAGCAATGTGAAGTAGTTACTGGAAGCTGGTGTGGAAGCCCCTGCATCCATCCAACAGCTGTTGTGAGTCCTGGGAACAAGAAATTGTCAACAGATGACTTTGACTTCATTAGCTAAAATATAACTAGCGGGCTAAAATTTGACCAAGACAGTGGTCATTATTGAGAACAGATGTGAAAGCTCCCATGGCGCTGACCGTCTGTCTTATGTACTTACTGAAAAAATCTGAGCTCTCGCCATCTTTACCAGCAGCAGCCTTCTTGCAGGGGATGGAAGTGTTCTTTGTGCCTTTGTGGCACAGGCAGTACGGTAACCTGCACAGCCTGTAGCAGAACAGAGAACTAGGATGGgcttttccttctccacctGAAGACATCCCACCTGCTGAAGTAAGTCTGGGAGTCATTCCTCCTGCAGGGGCAAGTTGTTTATGCACCCATCAGCCTGCGGCAATGCCTCCATATGCTGCCCATGTTGCTGTAGCATTGTTGGCACTGTAAGCCCCAGCCCTGACCAGCCCAAACGGGGAACCTTgtgctccctgctgcctgcccacTGCTTTCCCTCCCTCCATGGGAGGAAGCAGGCTGTGGCAGTGCTCCTTCATGTGCCTGCACGTGGCTCGTCTGCCCAAACCCAGCATGTGGTGATggagtgctggcacaggctgagttgcacactgctggcagctgcagggctgtggccCCTGGGCCCGCCCACACCGCTAATGCGACGTGTCGCAGGCAGCCAGCCAGCTGTGACAAGAagggcagtggggctgctgctgctgcctcagttGTCGCAGCGCCTGCTCAGCAGACTTCCAACAGCGTGTCCCTTGGGCTCTCCTCCGTGTGAGGGTCCTGCATCCCTGTTGATGGACCCTTGCCCAGCCCTGAGGGCAGGCAGTGCCCTGGCTGCTGCcatggatgctgctgctgctcctggcttcTCGCGGGTCTCTGCCGTGTCCCCCTTTGGGCTCCGGTTGCCTTCTCCACAGCTGATGACAGCGGTAAGTTGCGGAAAAGGATGCCAGCCCTGATGGATGGGTGCAGACTTGCTGATGCTTGGCTGTTGTCTCCTCTGTTCGCTCTTGAACACcccacttccctgctcctgagctcttctgtctcttcttcctctgctcccaTGCCATCTCTCTGGCTGAGGCTCCACACGGCACTTTCTCAGGGGATTACTGCAGTGTGCAGCAGTCTGAAAGCAAACCTTAGCCAGCTGAGTGCCCTCTTAGTCCCACGTCATCCTATTTGCTCACCCTCACCTGCAGTTTGTAGGACTTCATTGCTTGCTCCCTCAGCTTGCTGAAGCTTCCTTTCTCCTGGGCTGTCCTcccagttttattttctggctGCTTCTATGAACCTCTTCCCTGATTCTTGcaggctgttttcctttttgagaGCAGCTGTTCATTTCTCTGCTCTAACAGCACTTACTGtgctggggggaggggaggggtggaagTTGACCAGTGTCCTTTGTCCTGTTTTCACTTTTATGTCCTTCAGTTGCACCTAGTTTTCTGCTAAGTGAGCTAGACTAGAAGTCCAGAATAAAACCCAGTGCTTGGCTTTAgtcccattttctttctcatgatACTTTTGTAAACGTAGTGTTTCTTCTAAGCTGCCACAGCAAGCTTTTTGGAGCTGTCCTGTGAGCATTTGGCACTTAGATGCTACCTTACCCAAGCTGCTCTGTGAATTCTTGTCCTTTCTGGTAAAGTTTGCCTGCTATAACTAGTAAGGAACCCTGGGGATGGCCAAAATATCCACACAGGCAGGGAACTGAGCCACTGTCAGTGCCCAGCAGCTGAAGATACAGCTGTAAAGAACCAAGAGAGGAAGTGGTGTGGTTGCTGTGGTGCAGCTGGGAGCTTCTCACCACCTGCTGCAGTTATGGGTGATATCCTGTGCTGGGACAGCTGTGCACCTGTGGCCAGTTCTTTTAAATGGCTCACCAACCTCAAATCACTCTTATGTAGATTGATCAGCAAAAATGTGTTAAGAGTATACCTTTCTATGACTGCGTGGGATGGAAGAAGATGTAAAGAAGTATTTTTGGAAATGGTAACTGATTGTTGGTGTTTGAGGAAGAGTGGCTGTGAGGCTGCTGTCTTTTGTGTGTATGGTGGGGACTAGTTCAATGCAGAGAAGCCCTGGGAGAAAACATGCTCCTGGTTAGCAGCTTGAGCTACCAGGTGAGTTGGTGGGTCGTGCTTCCCTCTAGTGGACTGCTTATAAGCACAGTGGAAACTTACTGCCtcaaaaagcagctgaaggagaaaCTGCTTTGAGTAACAGCTTGCAAGTTCTGCCTGATGCCCCAGTGTAAGTCTGCAAGAGTCTGAGGTGATAGATGGCTGTTTTATCACCTGTAACTGGAACTGTTTGCTATTAGAAGGATTTTCTCCTTAGTTCATCTGCACGAGGCGTCTTGACTAGTAACATTCATGGCTTTGAAGCAAACATCTCTAGATTGGCAGCCAGTAGACCTTACTGAACAAATGCACTTACCATCAGataagttgtttaaaaaaaaaaagacatcagaaCAGTTGTTCCCAGTTGTTCCCTGTCCGACAATTAAAGATATTGGTATCATGTTTTTGCAGCACACTGATGCTTAATGCCAGAACATCTACTGAAACATGAAGgccaaagggaagaagaaaaggcgTACAGCTGATAAAGAAGCCTTTTCTGAGGAGTCTGCAATGAGAAAAAAGGAACTGGTGAAATGCCTGCGGCACACAGAGAGGAGGAGTGGGGGAAGCAAGGAGAGCAGCAAGATTGCTGCAGCCAGAGCCAAGCATCCTTGGAGCAGTAAAGACAGACATTTGAGGAGACTGGAAAGCAATGAGCGGGAGAGGCAGAGAATGCACAAGCTCAACAATGCGTTCCAGGCCTTGCGGGAGGTAATCCCTCATGTGAGAGCTGAGAATAAACTTTCCAAAATAGAGACTCTCACACTGGCCAAGAATTACATTAAATCATTGACCTCCATTATACTCAATATGTCCAATGGACACTTCCCAGCTGCAGAAGGGCTGGGGGGATCCTGGGGGCccaaactgtaccagcattaTCAACAGCAACGTGGGGATGATGATCATAGCTTCAGCAAAAATACCTAGTTAGCTGCTACCTTCATTCCTCCTTTACAGTACTTGGCTGGATGTAAGAATCATCTCTTTAAAACCTCTgcccccatttttttttttttcttaaaaagacaGCAGTGATGCTCATGGCCAGAGCTTATGCTATGTATAAAAAGTTATAAATTACAAGGAATTTTCAGAACTTGTACTGCCAGGAAGGATTGTTAATTATCCAGTCTCAAATTCCTGTGAGTTATCCAGGCCTGAATCCACTTGTCCTCCTTGGGAATCATGATAGTAGCACTGATGACCAACTAACTGTTCAGCGGTTTGTTCTTGCCTGTGCTGTGACTGTAGTGTGACTGGATGAGCAGAGCAGTGCGTGTGAAATTGCCTCCAACCTGAGTATTTATCTGGAGTGCTGAATCAGCTCTGGAGTTCACTAAAGGCAATGGAAGACATTTTGGTTTGTGTCTTGGACATGCATTGTGGTACTTAAAATACACGGTGTGGTTTCAAATCTAGCAAAGCACGAGAGCTGCTAAAAATCTGTTGTTATGAACACCTACAGAACTTCCTTAGAGTGTGAGTTCTGCTAAAAATCTGTTGTTGTGAACACCTACAGAACTTCCTTAGAGTGTGAGTTCTCCTGAGTAAGGGCGCTTTCTGGGCTGTTTGCAAAGGATCCAGCCTcatcatgtttttctttaatggaTTTTTGGGTGCCATTGTTACATGATATTAAATGATGCACAAATCATTCATTTCTACAAAAAGCATAGTGTTTCAATATAGTCTTAAATTGGGCAATGATTAATTGCAAATTATTTGCTAACAAAGCCTGTAATGTGATGGGGATTCTTTCTGTGCTACTGCTAGATCCTGGTGAAGTATAATAAATGGAACGGCAGCTCTTGCAGCAGGAACATGCTCTGCAGGAACATGCTCTACAGgaatccatttccccttgccgTAAGAAGTTTTGTCACTGAAGATTTCCTCCTCAGTTCTCCAGCCTCCCGAAGGGCCGCCTGCGCTTCTGTCGAGGTGCCTGAGTTAGACAGAACCTGGCCTCTGGCAATTTGGTTTGCCTAACGCTGCTGGATCCTAGTTCGTGCAACAGCCGCACCTCTGCTACGCTACGCTCATTAACCCCCGTGTTTTGGATTACGAGCGGAGGACGAGTGCTGTTGTGCGGCACTGCGGGGCGCGCAGCCCGGCTTCCTCCCGAGCGCGGAGATGGGAGAGCGGTTGTGAGGGAGCGCGAGGGCGCGGCTGCGACGCCAGAACTGCAACGCCTGCAGGGCCGGACTGCGGTGCAAAGCTCTGTGAAAGGGCCGGCCGCGTGGCAGAAGCTGCCGTTCTGTGATGCGGGGCTGACTTTCTCTCCCGCTGTTTGCGCCTACAACGCNNNNNNNNNNNNNNNNNNNNNNNNNNNNNNNNNNNNNNNNNNNNNNNNNNNNNNNNNNNNNNNNNNNNNNNNNNNNNNNNNNNNNNNNNNNNNNNNNNNNTTTTTTCCCCCTTAGTGCTGTTTCCAAGTGTTCCTTTGTGCTCGCACAGAAGCGAGTTGGTCATGTCAGTCTTGTTTCATGGACTGCGTAGAGTAACTGGGTGAGGAGTCAGGCTCAGATCTCATCTGGGGGTTCAGGCAGAAGAGTGAAGGACGACAAGCCGTGTGGATGTGTGATGGCAGCACGAGGTGGCACTGCGGGATGGCAGAGCAAGGCGTCACAGCTTGAAAGGTGTGACAGTGCAGGCTGTCTTAATGTCACAGAGACTAtcaaagcatctttttttttgcagaagctTTTCCCTCTAAGATGAAAGGCAAGCCTAACCCAGCTCTGAGGACAGCCACCAACATTCGCTGTGTGAGGCAGGGAGAGGCACAGGGGGTTTCTgtgagacctcaggccatccAACACAGACAGCAGCTGGTGGCAAACAGACACAGGGTGATGGCAAAAGCGTGTGCAGAAGGGGCATTGTTTCGCCTACTGCATGTGAACAGCAGAAATTATTGCAACaaggtttttttaaaagattctgGCTTTGTCCTCTATCAAAATGTTTCAACTGCAGAGATCGTTCTTACGAGAGGAGGAACCTTTGGCTGAGGATGGCTGCGGGAGGCGGTGGGTTTTCTCGGTTTTCTGAATGGGTTATTGACCACCTGGCGCTAAC comes from Meleagris gallopavo isolate NT-WF06-2002-E0010 breed Aviagen turkey brand Nicholas breeding stock chromosome 16, Turkey_5.1, whole genome shotgun sequence and encodes:
- the BHLHA15 gene encoding class A basic helix-loop-helix protein 15 produces the protein MKAKGKKKRRTADKEAFSEESAMRKKELVKCLRHTERRSGGSKESSKIAAARAKHPWSSKDRHLRRLESNERERQRMHKLNNAFQALREVIPHVRAENKLSKIETLTLAKNYIKSLTSIILNMSNGHFPAAEGLGGSWGPKLYQHYQQQRGDDDHSFSKNT